Proteins encoded within one genomic window of Nitrospira sp.:
- a CDS encoding sel1 repeat family protein, with protein sequence MRAIATIMLLATLALPLGEGAAFAPLDSKDLNALQTQATQGDTEAQNRLGELYAKGRGVPQDYAQARAWYEKAAEKGHPLAQNNLAELYFAGLGGAPDYVRAYMWESLAAAHMQGEEKKQAEENLEDVAKRMSPTQVTEAKRLSEQCRTKKFKGC encoded by the coding sequence ATGCGTGCCATTGCCACTATCATGCTTCTCGCAACCCTTGCCCTTCCTCTTGGAGAAGGAGCAGCATTTGCCCCCCTCGACAGCAAAGACCTGAATGCACTCCAGACCCAGGCCACCCAAGGAGATACGGAGGCACAGAATCGACTCGGGGAGCTGTATGCCAAGGGAAGAGGCGTACCACAAGATTATGCCCAGGCGCGAGCGTGGTACGAGAAAGCGGCTGAAAAGGGTCACCCACTGGCTCAAAATAACCTTGCGGAATTGTATTTCGCAGGGCTAGGCGGCGCACCGGACTATGTGCGGGCCTATATGTGGGAGAGTCTTGCCGCCGCACACATGCAGGGTGAGGAAAAGAAGCAAGCGGAAGAAAATCTCGAGGATGTCGCCAAGCGTATGTCGCCCACCCAGGTCACAGAAGCCAAGCGGCTCTCGGAACAGTGCCGGACAAAGAAGTTCAAGGGCTGCTGA